Proteins encoded within one genomic window of Thunnus albacares chromosome 13, fThuAlb1.1, whole genome shotgun sequence:
- the cnot8 gene encoding CCR4-NOT transcription complex subunit 8, translating into MPAALTDSSQIICEVWASNVEEEMRKIRQIIQSYNYIAMDTEFPGVVVRPIGEFRSTVDYQYQLLRCNVDLLKIIQLGLTFMNEDGDYPPGTTTWQFNFKFNLTEDMYSQDSIDLLQNSGLQFKKHEEEGIDTLYFAELLMTSGLVLCENVKWLSFHSGYDFGYLVKLLTDARLPEEEHDFFQILNLFFPAIYDVKYLMKSCKNLKGGLQEVADQLELKRIGRQHQAGSDSLLTGMAFFRMKELFFEDNIDDAKYCGRLYGLGSGSSQPQNGLSSSGQEETNNKH; encoded by the exons ATGCCAGCCGCACTTACAGATTCCAGTCAGATAATCTGTGAAGTCTGGGCGAGCAATGTGGAGGAAGAAATGAGGAAGATCCGGCAGATTATTCAAAGCTACAATTACATCGCCATG GACACAGAATTCCCCGGGGTAGTTGTCCGACCTATCGGTGAGTTTCGCAGCACAGTGGACTACCAGTACCAGCTGCTGAGGTGCAACGTCGACCTCCTGAAGATCATCCAGCTCGGCCTCACGTTCATGAACGAGGACGGAGATTATCCCCCCGGCACGACGACGTGGCAGTTCAATTTCAAGTTCAACCTCAC AGAAGACATGTACTCACAGGACTCCATAGACCTTCTCCAGAACTCCGGCCTCCAGTTTAAAAAACACGAAGAAGAGGGAATCGATACGCTCTACTTCGCCGAGCTTCTCATGACGTCCGGTCTGGTGCTGTGTGAAAACGTCAAGTGGCTCTCCTTCCACAG CGGCTACGACTTCGGCTACCTGGTGAAGCTCCTGACAGACGCGCGGCTTCCCGAGGAAGAACACGACTTTTTCCAGATCCTCAACTTGTTCTTCCCCGCCATCTACGACGTCAAATACTTAATGAAGAGCTGCAAGAACCTAAAG GGAGGGCTGCAGGAAGTGGCCGACCAGTTGGAGCTGAAGAGGATCGGGAGACAGCATCAGGCGGGATCGGACTCGCTGCTCACCGGCATGGCTTTCTTCAGGATGAAAGAG CTTTTCTTTGAAGACAACATAGACGACGCAAAGTATTGTGGGAGACTGTACGGCCTGGGCTCGGGCTCCAGCCAACCCCAGAACGGCCTCTCCAGCTCGGGCCAGGAGGAGACGAACAACAAGCACTGA
- the fam114a2 gene encoding protein FAM114A2: MSDSEATAADGSKAAPAEIQDDSPAETPDSSAPTTPDISTDVAPTRKARRRPEAKPAAEIKEMPKVEEQSAKISTESAVAQGGWGYWGNWGKSILSTATATVATVGQGLTQVIEKAETSLGIPSPTELSAQVEEEQKEHDGASSETDRAEGDGTTAVGSAMGMLSSLTSVVQSTSKTVITGGLDALEFIGKKTMDVIAEGDPGFKKTKGLMIRNSTLSQVLREAKEREELQTAEKESPDSEKKPVAHYGMLFDEYQGLSHLEALEILSRESESKVKSVLTTLSGDEVVQLRGELDLIKDSFSLVEFDDEEVDEKKDEDGSEFEKELTEALEGLSVSATADKLSKACKSTCSQIADMTKPENEEEEESEESGKKTLSVEDVHAAAIRSLAELTARSIELFHKLAEMILFSKGSAEASVLSQLTVVLCKEISLLSKKFTSCLTTAGSNEKGDVLNPLITGVFLEASNSASYIQDAFQLLMPILEISHIQRRTESTEQ; the protein is encoded by the exons ATGACTCCCCTGCCGAAACTCCCGACAGCTCTGCGCCCACCACACCTGACATCTCAACTGACGTGGCCCCGACGAGGAAAGCCAGGAGGAGACCAGAGGCCAAACCTGCAGCTGAAATTAAGGAGATGCCCAAAGTAGAAGAGCAGTCTGCAAAG ataTCCACTGAGTCTGCAGTGGCTCAGGGCGGCTGGGGATACTGGGGCAACTGGGGCAAATCCATCTTATCCACAGCAACAGCTACTGTGGCCACTGTGG gCCAGGGGCTGACCCAGGTGATAGAGAAGGCAGAGACGTCGCTGGGAATCCCCAGTCCGACCGAGCTGTCAGCTCAGGTGGAAGAAGAGCAGAAAGAACATG ACGGAGCCAGCAGTGAGACCGACAGAGCGGAGGGAGATGGAACGACAGCGGTGGGAAGCGCGATGGGAATGTTGTCGTCGCTCACCAGCGTCGTGCAGAGCACA AGTAAGACGGTGATAACAGGCGGGCTGGATGCTCTGGAGTTCATCGGGAAGAAGACCATGGATGTCATAGCAGAAGGTGATCCGGGCTTTAAGAAGACCAAAGGACTGATGATCAGGAACTCCACCCTGTCTCAG gtgttGAGGGAGGCGAAGGAgcgagaggagctgcagacgGCTGAGAAGGAGTCGCCAGATTCTGAGAAGAAGCCGGTCGCTCACTACGGGATGCTTTTTGATGAATATCAGGGTCTGTCGCACCTCGAGGCTCTGGAGATTTTGTCTCGTGAGAGCGAGTCTAAG GTGAAGTCGGTGCTCACCACTCTTTCGGGAGACGAGGTGGTGCAGCTCAGAGGAGAGCTGGATCTCATCAAggactctttctctctggtgGAGTTTGATGACGAGGAAGTGGACGAGAAGAAAG ATGAAGACGGCTCAGAGTTTGAGAAGGAGTTAACGGAGGCGTTGGAGGGTCTCAGTGTCTCTGCCACAGCCGACAAACTCAGCAAG GCCTGCAAGAGCACCTGCAGCCAGATCGCTGACATGACCAAACCAGAgaacgaggaggaggaagagagcgAGGAGAGCGGgaagaaaacactgtctgtaGAG GATGTTCATGCCGCAGCCATCAGGAGTCTGGCGGAGCTGACGGCTCGATCCATCGAGCTTTTCCACAAACTGGCTGAGATGATCCTCTTCTCCAAGGGCAGCGCGGAGGCCAGCGTCCTGTCACA GTTAACTGTTGTTCTGTGTAAAGAAATCTCACTACTTTCCAAGAAGTTCACCTCCTGCTTAACAACAGCAGGG tcaaACGAGAAGGGAGATGTCCTCAACCCGCTGATAACAGGAGTCTTTTTAGAG GCGTCCAACAGTGCTTCCTACATCCAAGATGCTTTCCAGCTGCTGATGCCCATACTGGAGATCTCCCACATCCAGAGGAGAACTGAATCCACAGAGCAGTGA